Proteins from a single region of Sphaerochaeta globosa str. Buddy:
- a CDS encoding NAD(+) synthase has protein sequence MKDGFIKCAVASARVKIADCHFNTQSVIQLMHQAQQKQVRLLVLPELVTSAYTCADLFLQKTLQEGCLEAIEAIVNESKKLDVLLVFGSLLVVEGNLYNCAVVVHSGVILGIVPKQHLPNYQEFYEKRWFCTPEDANREITLLGQSTWFGTRLLFQNKEIREFILACEICEDLWVPNSPSIGHALAGATVITNCSASDELVGKEEYRRNLIAMQSAKLVCAYVYSDAGQGESSTDLVFTPHNLIYENGLPLASAFGISDTLVSTEIDVQKLALERIRMQTFKPDRKAYQTISFSWKVAACDLTRPIDKAPFVPSDEANRSERCEKILMLQALGLKQRLEQTHIQSVVVGLSGGLDSTLALLVCVRAFDLLGLDRSNITAVTMPGFGTTKRTKGNAVKLANALGVALRTISIAKAVGQHFKDIGHDSAVLDVTYENSQARERTQVLMDLANKLNALVVGTGDLSELALGWATYNGDHMSMYGVNASVPKTLVRHLVKHVASKSEQTLKKVLLDVVATPVSPELLPANSDGTIKQVTEDIVGPYELHDFFLYQIVRWGFGPSKVYRLACIAFAEEYEDSFILVWLKTFYRRFFNQQFKRSCMPDGPKIGSLSLSPRGDWRMPSDASYALWKQELDLL, from the coding sequence ATGAAAGACGGGTTTATCAAGTGTGCTGTTGCCTCCGCTCGTGTCAAAATTGCCGATTGCCATTTCAATACCCAATCGGTGATACAGCTCATGCACCAGGCACAGCAGAAGCAGGTGCGCCTGCTTGTTCTTCCCGAATTGGTTACCAGCGCTTATACTTGTGCAGACCTATTCCTGCAGAAAACCTTGCAAGAGGGCTGTCTTGAAGCAATAGAGGCAATTGTCAACGAGAGTAAAAAGTTGGATGTCCTCTTGGTATTCGGTTCTCTTTTGGTTGTGGAGGGAAATCTCTACAACTGCGCAGTCGTTGTTCACAGCGGTGTAATTCTGGGGATTGTACCCAAGCAACATCTGCCCAATTATCAGGAATTCTATGAGAAGCGGTGGTTCTGCACACCAGAGGATGCAAATCGCGAAATTACCCTTCTTGGGCAGTCTACGTGGTTTGGTACCCGTTTGCTTTTCCAAAACAAAGAAATCCGTGAATTTATTTTGGCTTGCGAAATTTGTGAGGATTTGTGGGTTCCCAATTCGCCCAGTATTGGGCATGCACTAGCCGGTGCTACGGTCATTACCAACTGCTCGGCAAGCGATGAGCTGGTAGGCAAAGAGGAGTATCGCCGCAATCTGATTGCCATGCAGAGTGCGAAACTTGTATGTGCGTATGTATACAGCGATGCAGGTCAAGGAGAATCCTCAACGGATTTGGTGTTCACCCCTCACAACCTTATCTATGAGAACGGCTTGCCGCTTGCTTCTGCGTTTGGTATTTCCGATACGCTTGTAAGTACGGAAATCGATGTGCAAAAGCTTGCCTTGGAACGCATCAGGATGCAGACCTTCAAACCGGATCGAAAGGCTTACCAAACGATTTCCTTCTCGTGGAAGGTAGCCGCTTGTGATCTGACCCGTCCTATCGACAAGGCTCCCTTTGTTCCCTCTGATGAAGCAAATCGCAGCGAGCGCTGTGAGAAGATTCTCATGCTGCAGGCCCTCGGCCTGAAACAGCGGTTGGAACAGACCCATATTCAATCGGTAGTGGTGGGGCTTTCCGGTGGTCTTGATTCGACCTTGGCTTTATTGGTCTGTGTCAGGGCTTTCGACCTGTTGGGTTTGGATCGCTCAAACATTACAGCCGTGACCATGCCCGGGTTCGGAACAACCAAACGTACCAAAGGCAATGCGGTCAAGCTTGCCAATGCACTGGGTGTTGCACTGCGAACCATCTCGATTGCCAAGGCGGTCGGGCAACACTTCAAGGACATCGGCCATGATTCAGCTGTGTTGGATGTCACCTATGAAAACAGTCAAGCACGAGAGCGGACCCAAGTATTGATGGACTTAGCCAACAAGCTCAATGCCTTGGTGGTGGGAACCGGCGACCTTTCCGAGCTTGCCTTGGGATGGGCGACCTATAATGGCGATCACATGTCAATGTACGGGGTGAACGCCTCCGTTCCCAAAACGTTGGTCCGCCACCTCGTCAAGCATGTAGCTTCAAAAAGCGAGCAAACCCTGAAGAAGGTGTTGCTCGATGTTGTTGCAACTCCGGTAAGCCCTGAATTGCTGCCAGCCAACAGCGATGGAACGATTAAGCAGGTTACCGAAGATATTGTCGGACCCTATGAGTTGCATGATTTCTTCCTCTACCAGATAGTCCGATGGGGCTTTGGGCCGTCTAAAGTCTATCGCTTGGCCTGTATTGCCTTTGCCGAGGAGTATGAGGACTCTTTTATTCTGGTTTGGCTCAAAACATTCTATAGACGATTTTTCAATCAGCAGTTCAAGCGTTCGTGCATGCCGGACGGACCAAAGATCGGTTCTCTTTCCCTCTCTCCCCGAGGGGATTGGCGTATGCCCAGCGATGCTTCATATGCTCTTTGGAAGCAAGAACTTGATCTATTGTGA
- a CDS encoding class I SAM-dependent RNA methyltransferase translates to MHLCIEKLISGGEGLAIGDDGKKVFVAETLPGEEVEASIVQKKGGYNIATVDSLLKASEHRIQPPCPYWGVCGGCDFQYADAPYQAACKEAIVLDNLSRLGGLQRDAFSVEPSVTGPAWNYRNRVRFHVDLTHKTVGFLRRKSSDLVRIESCPILTGRLNALLSDPKPLFEAARRLMFANHGGKTDYLEVPAFASEDEISLLDKEISITVGSKRFFVTSEVFFQSNHFLTASLGDYVASQAIGQTVMDLYSGVGTFSAFLAQPLRRLIAVEKQKQCIALAKKHLTGCEFFTDAVELWAKRQAIAVDTVVVDPPRTGLEETVPSLIASWAPKRVIYVSCNSVTLARDLQRFASEGYTTTTVKMFDLYPQTFHHEVVVVLDRREN, encoded by the coding sequence ATGCACCTGTGCATTGAAAAACTAATCAGCGGTGGAGAAGGTCTTGCCATCGGGGATGATGGCAAGAAGGTTTTTGTCGCTGAGACGCTGCCGGGAGAAGAGGTCGAGGCCTCCATTGTCCAGAAGAAGGGCGGTTACAATATTGCCACTGTCGATTCACTGCTTAAGGCAAGCGAGCATCGCATCCAGCCACCTTGTCCATACTGGGGTGTCTGCGGCGGCTGTGACTTCCAATATGCCGATGCCCCCTATCAGGCTGCTTGCAAGGAAGCAATCGTTTTGGACAATCTGAGTCGATTGGGCGGTCTGCAAAGGGATGCCTTTTCCGTTGAACCTAGTGTGACCGGACCCGCTTGGAACTACCGAAACCGGGTACGCTTTCATGTGGATCTGACTCATAAAACCGTTGGGTTTCTACGTCGAAAGTCCTCAGATCTGGTGCGCATCGAAAGCTGTCCCATCCTTACCGGGCGGCTCAATGCCTTGCTTTCAGATCCCAAACCCTTGTTTGAAGCAGCTCGAAGGCTGATGTTTGCAAACCACGGGGGCAAAACCGATTACCTGGAAGTTCCTGCCTTCGCCTCCGAGGACGAGATTTCCCTCTTGGACAAGGAAATATCCATCACGGTGGGAAGCAAGCGTTTCTTTGTGACCAGTGAGGTGTTCTTCCAGTCGAATCACTTTCTCACAGCCTCCCTCGGTGACTATGTAGCAAGCCAAGCCATAGGTCAGACTGTCATGGATCTGTATAGCGGAGTGGGAACGTTCAGCGCTTTTCTTGCACAGCCGCTCAGACGCCTCATTGCAGTAGAAAAGCAGAAACAGTGCATTGCACTGGCAAAGAAACACCTTACGGGGTGTGAGTTTTTCACCGATGCAGTAGAATTGTGGGCAAAGCGACAGGCCATTGCGGTGGATACCGTTGTTGTGGATCCTCCTCGTACCGGATTGGAAGAAACAGTCCCGTCCCTGATTGCGTCCTGGGCTCCGAAACGGGTCATCTATGTGTCCTGCAACAGTGTTACGCTGGCTCGAGACTTGCAACGGTTTGCCTCTGAGGGCTACACTACCACTACGGTCAAGATGTTTGACCTCTACCCCCAAACCTTCCACCATGAGGTGGTGGTAGTCCTCGACCGCAGGGAGAACTGA
- a CDS encoding M3 family oligoendopeptidase → MTTLPAWDLTPIYPSCDSKEFSCDLETVATESKALEVNLQVVGSDLKQCIQHYELVLDYMENLHAYSSACLTTDTSNPLYLKAMSQVEEVSLVVQHLEVLFLNYLAKKREEVELRTREGGDLEAYRFPLHELLEDQKHQMPPELEDLASDLARSGTDAFSRQQEAMGSSIHTQWDEKTIKTVVQLRSEATNADRSIRKRAFEKELALWKAYEVPFAAALNGVKGTTLTLDKMRLFTSPLDRSLFQSRIDRPILDALIATLEASLPLFRKYLKKKAELLGLTGCAFYDLFAPVGKKGSHFTYEEAQEFIVKQFSVFSKEMGDFADHAFKARWIDAESRNGKVGGAYDTSFPLAKQSRILSNFDYTYSGVSTLAHELGHAWHDSIVLPKSNLLRTYPMTLAETASIFSEFLVFQGALANSTADQRLALVEQFVQDATQVCVDILSRYYFESEVFTRRNEGDLSAGELCSIMEEAQKKTYGDGLVEYHPYMWAAKGHYYSSDFSFYNYPYAFGQLFALGLYEKSRHAGSSFPEQYKTLLSATGSLSAREVASLMDIDLADRKFWQQGMDVIASYIGELCDAPVH, encoded by the coding sequence ATGACAACGTTACCTGCATGGGACCTGACTCCCATTTATCCTAGCTGTGACAGCAAGGAGTTTTCGTGTGACCTTGAAACCGTTGCAACCGAGTCAAAAGCCTTGGAAGTTAACCTGCAAGTTGTTGGAAGCGACCTGAAGCAATGCATCCAGCACTACGAGCTCGTGCTCGATTATATGGAAAACCTGCATGCCTACAGTTCTGCCTGTCTGACCACCGATACATCCAATCCATTGTATCTCAAGGCAATGAGCCAAGTGGAAGAGGTCTCCCTGGTTGTTCAGCATTTGGAGGTGCTCTTTCTCAATTACTTAGCCAAGAAACGGGAAGAAGTTGAGCTGCGAACGCGTGAAGGTGGAGACCTTGAAGCCTACCGCTTTCCTTTGCATGAGCTCTTGGAAGATCAAAAGCACCAAATGCCCCCTGAACTCGAAGATTTGGCCAGCGACCTTGCTCGCTCGGGAACAGATGCGTTCTCCCGGCAGCAGGAAGCCATGGGTTCGAGTATCCATACCCAATGGGATGAAAAGACGATTAAGACTGTGGTCCAACTCCGTAGTGAGGCTACCAATGCCGACCGCTCAATCCGGAAACGGGCCTTTGAAAAGGAACTGGCACTATGGAAGGCCTATGAAGTGCCGTTTGCAGCAGCGCTGAACGGGGTGAAAGGAACGACATTGACGCTGGATAAGATGCGTCTTTTTACTTCCCCTCTCGATCGTTCCTTATTCCAGTCACGCATAGACAGGCCTATACTCGATGCCTTGATCGCCACGTTGGAGGCTAGTCTTCCTCTCTTTCGCAAGTACCTGAAAAAGAAAGCAGAATTGCTTGGTCTTACCGGCTGTGCGTTTTATGACTTGTTTGCTCCGGTGGGAAAAAAGGGTAGTCACTTTACGTATGAAGAGGCACAAGAGTTCATCGTCAAACAATTCTCCGTGTTCTCAAAAGAAATGGGAGATTTTGCCGACCATGCCTTCAAGGCGCGTTGGATAGACGCCGAAAGCAGAAATGGGAAGGTTGGGGGAGCGTACGATACTTCGTTCCCCTTGGCCAAGCAAAGTCGGATACTCTCAAACTTTGACTATACCTATAGCGGAGTCTCGACGCTTGCTCATGAACTCGGCCATGCATGGCATGACTCAATCGTATTGCCGAAAAGCAATTTGCTGAGAACCTATCCCATGACCTTGGCCGAGACAGCTTCCATTTTCAGTGAATTCCTCGTGTTCCAGGGTGCCCTTGCGAACAGTACGGCAGACCAGAGATTGGCACTGGTGGAACAGTTTGTGCAAGATGCAACACAGGTTTGCGTCGATATCCTGAGCCGATATTATTTTGAATCTGAGGTTTTTACCAGACGCAATGAGGGTGACTTGTCTGCCGGTGAGCTCTGCTCGATCATGGAAGAGGCACAGAAGAAGACCTACGGCGACGGCTTGGTCGAGTACCATCCGTACATGTGGGCTGCAAAAGGCCACTACTACTCATCCGATTTCTCCTTCTACAACTATCCGTATGCTTTTGGACAGCTTTTTGCCTTGGGTTTATACGAAAAGAGCAGGCATGCCGGCTCCTCGTTCCCTGAACAGTACAAGACACTGCTCTCGGCCACCGGCAGCCTTAGCGCACGGGAAGTAGCCTCCTTGATGGATATCGACCTTGCCGACCGGAAATTCTGGCAGCAAGGAATGGACGTAATCGCTTCCTATATTGGAGAGTTGTGTGATGCACCTGTGCATTGA
- a CDS encoding sensor histidine kinase yields MNAKRTRWMIGDAKEPFIVITSLAFAFIVLIALVIFLTTAILEREQLRMQSEAERAFNSVFLALQDSTTKALKTMQDENISGIGVYSSMGRKVLSLGNVPMTIPLDRFSTSLDALTKSNPNTGIATYNRETGMIEYIRFSRLTILLDTGELTLTESGLLPTPIDFPDVLYLHFDGQRYHHRLVVILVIGIISTFTLISLFLLVLSIYRNNRRYREALAKQESLVNLGQAARTLTHEIKNPLSAITIQLALLKKTLPKQYTSDLVLIEQEVNRLTQLTNKVSDFLRNPLGTPVAVDLTELFTALIKCFDKPIRFISTQRVQIVIDGDRARSIFENLLKNAVESSTERDPEVEVRITTDKKNFVHVFVMDRGEGIRLGDAKKIFDPFFTTKIHGSGIGLSISRQFVKARGGNIRLYAREGGGTVAEVILPQSIHPVKLVEEEEK; encoded by the coding sequence TTGAACGCTAAACGAACTCGATGGATGATCGGCGATGCAAAGGAACCTTTCATCGTCATAACCAGTCTTGCATTCGCTTTTATCGTACTTATTGCACTCGTAATTTTCTTGACCACTGCCATTCTGGAGCGCGAGCAGCTGAGAATGCAGAGCGAGGCTGAACGCGCCTTCAATTCAGTATTTCTTGCGTTGCAGGATAGTACCACCAAAGCGCTTAAAACCATGCAGGATGAGAATATTTCAGGCATCGGCGTCTACAGCTCAATGGGCCGCAAGGTTCTCAGCCTAGGCAATGTCCCGATGACCATACCCCTCGACCGTTTCTCAACGTCACTCGATGCCCTGACCAAGAGCAATCCCAATACAGGCATTGCAACCTACAATCGTGAAACCGGGATGATCGAGTATATTCGTTTCAGTCGTTTGACAATCCTGCTCGACACCGGTGAATTAACGCTTACTGAAAGCGGACTCTTGCCCACCCCCATAGATTTTCCTGATGTATTGTACCTTCATTTCGATGGACAGCGGTATCACCATCGGCTCGTGGTGATACTGGTCATCGGCATTATTTCCACCTTCACCCTCATCAGCTTGTTTCTGCTGGTGCTCAGCATCTATCGAAACAACCGCAGGTACCGGGAAGCCTTGGCCAAGCAGGAAAGTCTGGTCAACCTGGGGCAGGCTGCCAGAACGTTGACACATGAGATCAAGAATCCACTCAGTGCCATCACCATCCAGCTTGCCTTGCTGAAGAAGACCCTTCCCAAGCAGTATACCAGTGACCTGGTGCTTATCGAACAGGAAGTGAATCGCCTCACGCAGCTCACCAACAAGGTCAGTGATTTTTTGCGCAATCCGCTGGGAACCCCGGTAGCGGTAGACCTTACGGAGTTGTTTACCGCTCTGATCAAGTGCTTTGACAAACCGATTCGTTTTATCAGCACGCAACGCGTACAGATTGTGATAGATGGAGACCGTGCTCGTTCCATTTTTGAAAACTTGCTCAAGAATGCTGTGGAGAGCAGCACAGAGCGGGATCCCGAGGTGGAAGTACGAATCACTACCGATAAGAAAAACTTTGTGCATGTTTTTGTCATGGACAGGGGGGAGGGTATCCGTCTCGGCGATGCAAAGAAGATTTTTGATCCCTTCTTTACAACGAAAATTCATGGTTCGGGCATTGGCCTTTCCATAAGCCGTCAATTTGTAAAAGCCCGGGGCGGCAATATTCGTTTGTATGCTCGTGAAGGAGGAGGGACGGTGGCTGAGGTAATTCTTCCACAGTCCATCCATCCGGTGAAATTGGTCGAAGAGGAAGAGAAATGA
- a CDS encoding ABC transporter permease yields MLFENIKLAFSAMRGSKMRTALSLLGIVIGVASVVAILTIGQSASQSITESIAVGGLDMITVYPSYGQRTTGTFTEEFSDMLIRDIEGIQTVLPQNNSNAQVRYGQESMSASVAGVLSDYGTVLKLEYADGSFFSALDNINRRQVVVLGSTVAETLFPDQAAVGQYVSLFRNQAKSYLVVGVLEAKDATFNLSYDNTVFIPYNTYGQRFSRTSGVGAYVIKVTDGYDTIEVSDRVTAYLDDIVGTDGYNLFSPASLAEMANQITGTFSAFLAAIAAISLLVGGIGIMNIMLVSVAERTKEIGIRKAMGASPNVIRGQFIVEALTLTILGGLLGVALGSLLSFAVTNLMDWSLHLSYASFILAMGFSMFVGVFFGWYPAMKASRLDPIDALNYE; encoded by the coding sequence ATGCTGTTTGAAAACATAAAACTAGCCTTTAGTGCAATGCGCGGAAGCAAGATGCGCACCGCTCTCTCCTTGTTGGGCATTGTCATAGGTGTCGCCTCGGTGGTTGCCATCCTTACCATCGGTCAAAGTGCCTCCCAGAGTATTACCGAAAGTATTGCCGTCGGTGGTTTGGACATGATTACCGTCTATCCCTCCTATGGTCAACGTACTACCGGCACCTTCACCGAAGAGTTTTCTGATATGCTCATTCGGGATATTGAGGGAATTCAGACTGTCCTGCCCCAGAACAATAGCAATGCACAAGTCCGTTATGGGCAGGAGTCCATGAGTGCTTCGGTTGCCGGTGTTCTTTCCGACTATGGAACGGTACTGAAACTCGAATACGCCGACGGCTCGTTCTTCAGTGCTTTGGATAACATCAACCGCCGTCAGGTTGTGGTATTGGGATCGACAGTGGCAGAAACGCTGTTTCCCGATCAAGCGGCTGTAGGCCAGTATGTGAGTCTATTCCGAAACCAGGCTAAAAGTTATTTGGTTGTCGGGGTGCTTGAAGCCAAGGATGCAACCTTCAATCTCTCGTATGACAATACTGTATTCATTCCCTACAACACCTATGGTCAGCGATTCTCGCGAACCAGCGGGGTAGGAGCGTATGTAATCAAGGTAACGGATGGCTATGACACCATCGAGGTTTCCGACAGGGTTACGGCATATCTGGACGATATAGTCGGAACCGATGGGTACAACCTCTTCAGTCCGGCCTCGCTTGCTGAAATGGCCAATCAGATTACGGGAACCTTCAGTGCATTCCTGGCTGCCATTGCCGCGATCAGCCTCTTGGTTGGAGGTATCGGTATTATGAATATCATGCTTGTCTCCGTGGCGGAACGCACCAAGGAAATCGGCATCCGCAAGGCTATGGGAGCCAGTCCGAATGTTATTCGGGGCCAGTTTATTGTTGAAGCGCTTACCTTGACCATTCTCGGTGGTTTGCTTGGTGTTGCATTGGGCTCGCTGCTCAGCTTTGCGGTTACCAACCTCATGGATTGGTCGTTGCATTTATCCTACGCCTCGTTCATACTTGCAATGGGCTTTTCTATGTTTGTCGGTGTCTTTTTCGGGTGGTATCCAGCGATGAAAGCCTCCCGGCTTGACCCGATCGATGCCCTCAATTATGAATAG
- a CDS encoding MBL fold metallo-hydrolase: MSQLEVTFLGTGTSHGIPVIGCSCPVCTSTDPRDSRYRASILLHQDESTILVDTSPEFRLQALRAGIKGLDAVLYTHDHADHFNGIDDLRVFCKDRCLPVYCKEDVAQAIQSRFSYVLHGEDIAGGIPHLELKILKAYEPVQIGSCTVLPIPILHGKREIFAFRIGSFAYATDCSEVPIQSLPYFEGLDTLVVGALRYWPHPTHYSVFEATAFARKVGAKRVYFTHLSHGLSHMTLSSELPPGYLVAYDMLHIAVGN, from the coding sequence ATGAGCCAATTGGAAGTTACCTTTCTCGGTACCGGAACCAGCCATGGCATCCCTGTCATTGGTTGTTCCTGCCCGGTTTGCACCTCTACCGATCCCCGCGACTCACGCTACCGTGCCAGTATTTTGCTTCATCAGGACGAAAGCACCATTCTGGTGGACACTTCGCCAGAGTTTAGGTTGCAGGCCTTGAGAGCCGGCATCAAGGGCCTGGATGCAGTGCTTTACACCCATGACCACGCCGATCATTTCAACGGCATCGATGACCTCAGGGTATTCTGCAAGGATCGATGCCTGCCGGTATACTGCAAGGAGGATGTAGCCCAAGCTATCCAAAGCCGATTCAGTTATGTACTCCATGGAGAAGACATTGCCGGAGGAATCCCCCATTTGGAATTGAAGATTCTCAAAGCGTATGAGCCGGTCCAAATCGGTTCATGCACTGTTCTTCCCATCCCCATCCTGCATGGGAAGCGGGAAATATTTGCCTTTCGTATAGGCTCGTTTGCCTATGCCACCGACTGCAGTGAGGTTCCTATACAAAGTCTCCCGTATTTCGAGGGATTGGACACCTTGGTTGTAGGAGCCTTGCGGTATTGGCCCCATCCCACCCATTACAGTGTGTTTGAAGCAACTGCCTTTGCACGCAAGGTTGGAGCCAAGCGGGTGTATTTCACCCATTTAAGTCATGGTCTGAGTCATATGACTCTGTCTAGTGAGCTGCCACCAGGGTATCTGGTAGCCTATGATATGCTACATATAGCAGTAGGGAACTAA
- a CDS encoding sigma-54-dependent transcriptional regulator: MKILIVDDEPNIRDLMHRYLSLDGIDSDCAENGLSAQRMLSEVAYDACLVDLKMPGMDGLSLISWVRSEGFRMPIIMISAHGEISDAVSALKEGAQDYIVKPFDPEELVIRLKKLVEAQHLRNLVESETRNNSEEDKQIFVGESASIKRIKDVINKISDTNSTVLITGESGTGKEVVAREIHASSPVKEGPFVAINIGGVPENLLESELFGYEKGAFTGAVSRKTGMFELASGGTLFLDEIGDMPLSLQVKILRVLQDRKITRLGGTAAMPINARIIAATNKDLEQRVREGIFREDLFYRLNVVRIVIPPLRERREDIPLLAAGILKRFNRQMGHKVTGFSADALALLCSHEFYGNVRELENILERAVIFTSGDEIQSDDLDLRGSVSLHTLSKDEPKISDAEAKSLKDVEIDAIIRALHRWEGNRTRAAEELGISRRTLINKIAEYDLNL; this comes from the coding sequence ATGAAGATACTGATCGTCGATGATGAACCAAATATCCGCGACCTTATGCATCGCTATCTGAGTCTGGACGGCATTGACAGCGACTGTGCCGAGAATGGCCTGTCCGCTCAGCGTATGCTCTCAGAGGTTGCTTACGATGCATGCCTTGTTGATTTGAAAATGCCCGGCATGGATGGTCTTTCACTGATCAGCTGGGTTCGCAGCGAAGGCTTTCGCATGCCGATTATTATGATCAGCGCCCATGGAGAGATCAGCGATGCAGTCTCTGCTCTGAAAGAGGGTGCACAAGATTACATTGTGAAGCCTTTCGATCCTGAGGAGTTGGTCATCCGTCTTAAGAAACTGGTGGAGGCCCAGCACCTGCGTAACTTGGTGGAGAGTGAAACACGGAACAACAGCGAAGAAGACAAGCAGATTTTTGTCGGTGAGAGTGCTTCGATCAAGCGTATCAAGGATGTTATCAACAAGATTTCCGATACCAATTCCACCGTTCTCATCACCGGGGAAAGTGGAACCGGAAAAGAGGTGGTAGCTCGTGAGATCCATGCCTCAAGTCCCGTGAAGGAAGGTCCTTTTGTTGCCATCAATATTGGCGGGGTTCCTGAGAACCTGCTCGAAAGTGAGCTCTTTGGCTATGAGAAAGGGGCTTTTACGGGGGCGGTCTCACGCAAAACCGGTATGTTTGAGCTGGCCAGCGGAGGAACTCTTTTTCTCGATGAGATTGGCGATATGCCGCTTTCGTTGCAGGTGAAGATCCTACGCGTGCTGCAGGATCGAAAAATTACCAGACTCGGCGGTACGGCAGCCATGCCGATCAATGCCCGCATCATTGCTGCAACGAACAAGGATTTGGAACAGCGCGTGCGCGAAGGAATTTTCCGTGAGGACCTGTTCTACCGCCTCAATGTGGTACGCATCGTCATTCCCCCGCTGCGTGAACGCAGGGAAGATATTCCTTTGTTGGCTGCCGGAATCCTTAAGCGGTTCAATCGACAGATGGGACACAAGGTTACCGGATTCTCAGCAGACGCCTTGGCCCTGCTATGCAGTCATGAGTTCTACGGCAACGTACGGGAACTTGAGAATATTTTGGAACGGGCGGTTATTTTCACCAGTGGTGATGAAATTCAAAGCGATGACCTCGATTTGCGCGGGTCCGTCTCGTTGCATACCCTGTCAAAGGATGAGCCGAAGATTTCCGATGCCGAGGCAAAGAGCTTGAAAGATGTGGAGATTGATGCCATCATCCGGGCCCTGCACCGTTGGGAGGGAAACCGTACCCGGGCTGCCGAGGAATTGGGCATCAGTCGGCGTACCCTCATCAACAAAATCGCTGAATATGATCTGAATCTCTAG